A part of Paenibacillus sp. sptzw28 genomic DNA contains:
- a CDS encoding nucleotidyltransferase domain-containing protein, which translates to MILEKVINRIVIQSEYKDFVDKYIDNILTEFKGKIHSIYMCGSIPKGTAKPFKSDADFTIVCVNPKDIDYERLSNIKDRLLEEYPVVTKIDTIICSIDDVLSKPNEWGFWVKIICVCIYGHDVGEKVPPIIISPEFILDLNTETKEEVDRIHSLLSNACDNTMKTRYIKGYSKRLIRALYSLVLEDTGVWQDDIIKMKNAILNYCEIDSALVDYLYACYLDSNVLVEEFLGIADEVYSYFENALNAMAASRTSFG; encoded by the coding sequence ATGATATTAGAAAAAGTTATAAATAGAATTGTAATACAAAGTGAATATAAGGATTTTGTTGATAAGTATATAGATAATATACTTACTGAATTTAAAGGTAAGATTCATAGCATTTATATGTGTGGCTCGATTCCAAAAGGAACTGCTAAACCTTTTAAGTCAGATGCAGACTTTACTATTGTATGTGTAAATCCCAAAGATATTGATTACGAAAGATTGTCAAATATTAAAGACAGGCTTTTGGAAGAATATCCAGTAGTAACTAAGATTGATACGATAATTTGCTCGATTGACGATGTATTAAGTAAACCAAATGAGTGGGGTTTTTGGGTTAAGATAATTTGTGTTTGCATATATGGCCATGACGTTGGTGAAAAAGTACCACCGATAATTATTTCTCCAGAGTTCATTTTAGACTTAAATACAGAGACCAAGGAGGAAGTAGATCGTATACATAGTTTACTTTCTAATGCTTGTGATAACACAATGAAAACTAGATATATTAAAGGTTACTCTAAGAGATTAATTCGTGCATTATACTCTTTGGTTTTAGAAGATACAGGTGTATGGCAAGATGACATTATTAAGATGAAGAATGCCATATTAAACTATTGTGAGATTGACTCCGCTTTAGTTGATTATCTGTATGCTTGTTACTTGGATAGTAATGTACTTGTTGAAGAGTTTCTGGGAATTGCAGATGAAGTATATAGCTATTTTGAGAACGCCTTAAATGCAATGGCTGCTTCCAGAACTTCCTTCGGCTAA
- a CDS encoding tyrosine-type recombinase/integrase, with the protein MIEEDVIHLKISCESPREYAMLEFLYSTGCRVGEVQKLDIEDINLENCSAIVNDKGAKQREIYFTTECKIWIKRYLESRDPPYRFMLSSFVENGEENCTGGLGVCTNHQLMWSSEIVRIALA; encoded by the coding sequence TTGATTGAAGAAGATGTCATTCATCTGAAAATTTCTTGTGAATCTCCACGGGAGTATGCAATGCTTGAATTTCTTTATAGCACGGGTTGCCGTGTTGGCGAAGTGCAGAAACTAGATATTGAAGACATCAACTTGGAAAACTGTTCAGCCATTGTGAATGACAAGGGGGCAAAGCAAAGGGAGATTTATTTTACGACCGAATGCAAAATCTGGATAAAAAGATATTTGGAGAGCCGGGATCCACCATACAGATTTATGCTCAGCAGCTTCGTGGAGAACGGCGAAGAGAATTGTACCGGCGGTTTAGGAGTTTGTACTAACCACCAACTAATGTGGTCATCTGAGATCGTCAGGATTGCTTTAGCTTAG
- a CDS encoding alpha/beta fold hydrolase: MSKVISRDGTIIEYDRTGDGPPIILVMGAFNDRSTGAPLAGQLEPDFTVINYDRRGKGESGDTLPYAIEREIEDLNALIAEVGGSAFVFGYSSGAVLALHAAVKGVPLSGLVLYDPPVEGYDGRLVHQLTELISAGRRGDAVEFFQSQLVGMPEQVVVQLRNAPFRPYLEAIAHTTVYDTKIVCEPPKQEELAGISVPVLVVAAEEMRDKFKQAAELLVSVLPKGQHLCLEGQSHHIVAPVLAPVVKKFLLS; this comes from the coding sequence ATGAGCAAAGTGATTTCCAGAGACGGCACGATTATCGAATATGATCGCACAGGGGACGGACCCCCGATTATTTTGGTGATGGGTGCATTTAATGATCGTTCGACCGGTGCGCCTCTCGCGGGGCAACTGGAACCGGATTTCACTGTAATCAATTATGACCGCAGGGGGAAGGGAGAGAGCGGAGATACTTTGCCTTACGCGATCGAACGGGAGATTGAAGACTTGAATGCGCTCATTGCAGAAGTTGGCGGATCGGCTTTCGTATTCGGCTACTCATCCGGCGCAGTTCTTGCACTGCATGCGGCAGTAAAAGGAGTGCCGTTATCCGGACTTGTTCTATACGATCCGCCCGTTGAAGGTTACGACGGTCGTCTCGTCCATCAGCTAACCGAATTGATATCTGCCGGTCGTCGCGGCGATGCAGTCGAGTTCTTCCAATCCCAACTCGTCGGCATGCCGGAACAAGTCGTGGTTCAACTTCGAAATGCGCCCTTCAGGCCATATTTGGAAGCTATTGCGCACACGACAGTTTATGATACTAAGATTGTTTGTGAACCGCCGAAACAGGAGGAGTTGGCTGGTATTTCCGTCCCCGTTCTTGTTGTTGCCGCCGAGGAAATGCGCGATAAATTCAAGCAAGCTGCCGAGTTGTTAGTATCTGTTCTTCCCAAAGGGCAGCACCTATGTTTGGAGGGTCAAAGCCATCACATTGTAGCTCCTGTACTGGCTCCGGTTGTTAAAAAATTTCTTCTGTCCTGA
- a CDS encoding helix-turn-helix domain-containing protein, with product MEIFGDSWSLLIIRDIVFSGKRTFGEFLDSEEHISPSVLANRLANLEISAILAKKPHETDHRKEVYFLTEKGLDLIPILLELTAWGAKYDPETLASQQWIAEVQEDRERIIKLIRTTVKSGGSVCAGPNCVNDQLEEQKFGSLYWF from the coding sequence TTGGAGATTTTTGGCGATAGTTGGTCGCTATTGATCATTCGGGATATTGTATTTTCCGGAAAAAGAACCTTCGGAGAGTTCCTCGATTCCGAGGAACATATTTCTCCAAGTGTCCTGGCCAATCGTCTTGCTAACTTGGAGATAAGCGCCATCTTGGCAAAGAAACCGCATGAAACAGATCATCGAAAGGAGGTTTATTTTCTCACGGAGAAAGGGTTGGATCTTATTCCGATCTTGCTTGAACTGACAGCTTGGGGAGCAAAATATGACCCGGAGACGTTGGCGTCCCAACAATGGATCGCGGAGGTTCAGGAAGATCGGGAGAGGATTATAAAGCTTATTCGAACTACCGTGAAAAGTGGGGGTTCTGTCTGTGCGGGTCCGAATTGTGTTAACGATCAATTGGAAGAGCAGAAATTCGGATCGCTGTATTGGTTTTAA
- a CDS encoding cellulase family glycosylhydrolase, giving the protein MRATRSYLSVFVVVALLMALCSSVGSAAASPKQSKMQSYVSAMQPGWNLGNTFDSFNTNAPNNGDETSWGNPIVTKEFIKEIKNQGFKSIRIPITWSGRMGDAPDYTINPDWMDRVQQVVDWSLEEGLYVMINVHHDAWMWLRTMPTNHDEVLARYTAVWTQIADRFKNHSNKLMFESINEPEFLNVDITTQLAFLDEINTTFVHLIRASGGANAYRPLVLPTLYCNHEKVRVDSLASTIAKLNDRNLITTVHFYGFWPFSVNIAGYPKLEADTIKDVDTLIDNVSNAFVSKGIPVIVGEYGLLGWDASEGVPEHGEMLKFIEYFTSKAVENKLALMLWDNGGRFDRRTLQWNDPELYNQIMASLNGRSSTGESDLIFIKKNAPIQDTVVPLHLNGNVLIGIKLGNVALMEGRDFVLNGEDLTLKASFLSGLTESAELGEVAVLKAQFNKGADWTFHVLYQDTPVLQSVVGTTADFAIPTAFNGDRLATMEAVYAAGGNAGPHNWTSFKQYGRTFKPSYAANEISLTQEFFNDVNDGSPVILKFHFWSGAIIEYTITKIGTSVTSEITRIL; this is encoded by the coding sequence ATGCGCGCAACAAGATCCTACCTATCCGTCTTTGTGGTAGTTGCCCTTCTGATGGCTTTGTGTTCATCCGTCGGCTCGGCCGCTGCTTCCCCGAAACAAAGCAAAATGCAGTCTTATGTCAGTGCAATGCAGCCCGGATGGAACCTGGGCAATACTTTTGATTCATTTAATACGAATGCTCCAAATAATGGTGACGAGACGTCCTGGGGCAACCCAATCGTTACCAAAGAATTCATTAAAGAAATTAAAAATCAGGGCTTCAAAAGCATCCGCATTCCGATTACATGGAGCGGGCGGATGGGCGACGCACCGGATTATACGATCAATCCTGACTGGATGGACCGGGTTCAGCAAGTCGTCGACTGGTCGCTCGAAGAAGGTCTGTATGTCATGATCAACGTTCACCACGACGCTTGGATGTGGCTCAGAACGATGCCAACGAATCATGACGAAGTATTGGCCCGATATACCGCGGTATGGACGCAAATCGCCGACCGCTTCAAGAATCATTCCAACAAACTGATGTTCGAAAGCATCAACGAACCGGAATTTTTAAACGTTGATATCACGACGCAGCTCGCATTTCTTGATGAGATCAACACAACCTTCGTCCATCTTATAAGAGCGTCGGGAGGCGCAAATGCCTATCGTCCGCTTGTGCTGCCGACGTTATACTGCAATCACGAGAAAGTGCGTGTGGATTCGCTTGCAAGCACGATTGCCAAGCTGAACGATCGGAATTTGATCACAACCGTTCATTTTTACGGCTTCTGGCCGTTCAGCGTGAATATTGCGGGCTACCCGAAGCTCGAGGCCGACACCATTAAGGATGTCGATACATTGATTGACAATGTATCTAATGCGTTTGTATCGAAAGGAATTCCCGTTATCGTAGGCGAATACGGACTGCTCGGCTGGGATGCCAGCGAAGGTGTTCCCGAGCATGGCGAGATGTTGAAGTTTATCGAGTATTTCACCTCTAAAGCCGTAGAGAACAAACTTGCCCTTATGCTGTGGGACAACGGCGGGCGTTTTGACCGCAGAACGCTTCAGTGGAACGATCCGGAGCTTTACAATCAGATTATGGCCAGCTTGAATGGCCGCTCTTCTACTGGCGAATCCGATCTGATCTTTATCAAGAAAAACGCGCCGATCCAGGACACCGTAGTGCCCTTGCACTTGAACGGCAATGTTCTGATCGGCATCAAACTCGGAAACGTCGCATTGATGGAAGGCAGGGACTTTGTGTTGAACGGCGAAGACTTGACCCTCAAAGCAAGCTTTCTATCTGGGCTGACCGAATCCGCCGAACTCGGCGAGGTAGCCGTATTGAAAGCCCAATTCAACAAGGGCGCCGATTGGACCTTCCATGTCTTGTACCAAGACACGCCGGTGCTGCAAAGCGTGGTGGGCACCACCGCAGATTTTGCGATTCCGACTGCCTTCAACGGCGACCGCCTAGCCACGATGGAGGCCGTGTACGCTGCAGGGGGCAACGCCGGCCCGCATAACTGGACTTCGTTCAAGCAGTATGGCCGGACTTTCAAACCATCTTATGCTGCGAATGAAATCTCTCTTACACAGGAATTCTTCAATGATGTGAACGATGGCTCGCCGGTCATTCTGAAGTTCCACTTCTGGAGCGGCGCCATCATCGAGTATACGATTACGAAGATCGGCACGAGCGTCACGAGCGAAATTACACGAATCCTATAA
- a CDS encoding SGNH/GDSL hydrolase family protein: MKTRKKSFHFIKQIISLCMSVSLLLMCALTATAADGNPNRPPSNEGTIQLEAEQAKLSGGVKVNTNHPGYTGSGFLDGYWNYGGTATFTVNVPAAGNYNVTARYGNAAFNPATVSLIVNGTKIKQTSLPMLANWDTWGIQTETVTLKAGVNKIAYKYDNGDTGNITLDHIRIYPTPPPAPIEAPQGDQLFKADEDFVKPIGRTVFYNDTLWLALSGSGAEFKFRGTKAQITIKGDQVASGLTDYARIGIYANGVRVVDDLLNQSQKTYTVFESATEQDVVIRIVKLSEAMRSTAGIQEIRVNSVDGIHPTQGLAHKIEIIGDSITTGYGVDDVSMMNWYSTAKQDVTKTYAYKTAAALQADHSIVAYSGHGIVSGYTGDGVKNTGLLVPNIYEIIARSAGRIDGNLDVNNSPWDFNKFVPDLIVINLGTNDYSYTKDDPVKQAEYRDAYVEFLKQVRSRNANAHLMCTLGIMGDDLYPMVEQAVAAYSNETGDTNISAMKFDVQLWEDGFGADWHPSEATHTKAANKLIANIKAVMGW, encoded by the coding sequence ATGAAAACAAGGAAAAAGTCGTTTCACTTCATCAAACAAATCATTTCTTTATGCATGTCCGTTTCACTTCTGCTGATGTGCGCGCTTACCGCTACAGCTGCTGACGGCAATCCTAATCGGCCTCCCTCGAATGAGGGCACCATTCAACTTGAAGCCGAACAAGCTAAGCTGTCTGGCGGGGTTAAGGTTAATACCAATCATCCAGGATACACGGGCAGCGGCTTTCTGGATGGATACTGGAACTATGGAGGAACAGCGACTTTTACCGTTAACGTTCCGGCTGCAGGGAACTACAATGTAACCGCACGTTACGGCAATGCCGCTTTTAATCCGGCTACAGTGAGCCTTATTGTGAATGGAACGAAAATCAAGCAGACAAGCTTGCCTATGCTTGCGAACTGGGATACATGGGGCATTCAAACGGAAACGGTGACATTAAAAGCCGGCGTCAATAAGATCGCTTACAAATATGACAATGGTGATACGGGAAACATTACCCTTGATCATATTCGGATTTATCCTACACCACCACCTGCACCAATTGAAGCGCCGCAGGGAGATCAATTATTTAAAGCAGATGAGGACTTCGTAAAGCCAATCGGCAGGACCGTTTTCTATAATGACACGCTTTGGTTGGCATTGTCCGGCAGCGGGGCGGAGTTCAAGTTTAGGGGCACAAAGGCGCAAATTACGATAAAAGGCGACCAGGTTGCGTCGGGGCTGACCGATTATGCAAGGATCGGCATTTATGCCAACGGAGTACGAGTCGTAGACGATTTATTAAATCAGTCTCAGAAGACTTACACCGTATTTGAAAGTGCTACCGAACAGGATGTCGTCATTCGGATCGTCAAGCTGTCGGAGGCGATGAGGTCTACCGCAGGAATCCAGGAGATTCGCGTTAATTCTGTGGATGGGATTCACCCGACGCAGGGCTTGGCTCATAAGATCGAGATCATCGGCGATTCGATCACGACAGGCTACGGGGTTGATGATGTGTCGATGATGAACTGGTATTCCACTGCGAAACAAGATGTGACCAAAACCTATGCATATAAAACGGCAGCTGCACTCCAGGCCGACCACAGCATAGTTGCCTACAGCGGTCATGGCATCGTCTCTGGCTATACCGGTGATGGTGTGAAGAACACCGGGCTGCTGGTTCCGAATATTTATGAAATCATTGCCAGATCTGCCGGCCGTATTGACGGGAATCTGGATGTCAACAACTCACCATGGGACTTTAACAAATTCGTACCTGATCTAATTGTTATAAATCTTGGGACGAACGACTATTCGTATACGAAAGATGATCCGGTGAAGCAGGCTGAGTACAGAGATGCCTATGTCGAATTCCTGAAGCAGGTTCGATCGCGTAACGCGAATGCGCATTTGATGTGCACCCTGGGCATAATGGGGGATGATCTATATCCGATGGTGGAGCAAGCAGTCGCAGCTTATTCGAATGAAACCGGCGATACTAATATTTCGGCTATGAAGTTTGACGTTCAATTATGGGAAGACGGCTTCGGTGCAGATTGGCATCCGTCGGAAGCAACCCATACCAAAGCTGCAAACAAGCTAATTGCCAATATTAAAGCAGTGATGGGATGGTAG
- a CDS encoding glycoside hydrolase family 3 protein, whose translation MTIEKTCLYWDFNMPLEDRVNDLIAQLTLDEKIGLMPQYQIAIDRLGVRAYKHGTEAAHGMAWLGEATSYPQPIGLACTWDSELLKRIGGAIGDEARGFYKRNPNLNGLTLWAPTVDMERDPRWGRTEEAYGEDPVLAGKLAAALTQGIQGDHPFFLKAVATLKHFIGNNNEAGRSDTSVSLDPRNLREYYLKAFEIPFKEGGAQSMMTAYNAINGVPANLSELVIDIVKREWGMNGFVVSDAFDVTGTVRDHHHVETLKEAVARSIRDGGIDSITDEAAAVTEAIREALEDGLLTENDLDTALRNTFRVRFRLGEFDPSERNPYDAIDESAILHPEHAELAKEAAQKAVVLLKNDGRTLPLQADKLSKVAVIGPLADVVYRDWYSGSLPYAVTPLQGIRERLAAEGKGAETTYSAGTDRVRIKAVRSRRYVRLSDDSKAPLAARAERPEEGDIFEISDWGWDSHTLIALRNNLYVTTDDKNLQASAHRIWEWFTKEVFQIRPVDQDSSLVTASTWNGTPVTVDEETGVLLVGDGQAAETANDINVGGAAEVGSSVVGTHADTFEFECVSSGLDAAVESARGADAAIVFVGNHPLINGKETMDRPDIKLAESQEKLALAVIEENPNTIVVVVGSYPFALNALQEKAKAIIYTSHAGQELGRAVADVLFGNVNPAGRVNMTWYKSVDQLPPFMDYDIIRGCRTYQYFEGKPLYPFGHGLSYSEFRYEALQLSPNRAEAGTDTAVQVACRVTNISDCEGEEVVQLYVRADKSRVKRPRLQLVDFKRIALAPGESAEVTFQLQLESLAIWDVTRDRFCLESGTYTVMLGASSADLRLEGSLTVAGETIPPRDLTRVTRAANYDAYQGIHLGECIEGGSAAAVHGNRGWLAFHDAELGAGISAVELRAAATENAVVEVRLDGPDGPVAGKCKIPTGGEQDWRSLTCGLTGASGRRDVYLVLDGPVSLGWFRMMAD comes from the coding sequence ATGACAATCGAAAAGACCTGTCTTTATTGGGATTTCAATATGCCTCTCGAGGACCGTGTGAACGACTTGATTGCACAACTGACACTGGATGAGAAAATTGGGCTTATGCCACAGTACCAGATCGCAATAGACCGTCTGGGCGTGCGGGCGTACAAGCATGGTACGGAGGCGGCACACGGCATGGCATGGCTCGGGGAAGCGACGAGTTATCCTCAGCCGATCGGTCTCGCTTGTACGTGGGATAGCGAGTTGCTTAAGAGAATCGGCGGCGCGATTGGGGACGAAGCTCGCGGCTTTTACAAGCGGAATCCGAATCTTAACGGCTTGACGCTGTGGGCGCCGACGGTCGACATGGAGCGCGACCCTCGATGGGGCCGGACGGAAGAAGCGTATGGCGAAGATCCGGTTTTGGCCGGCAAACTAGCCGCCGCGCTCACGCAGGGCATTCAGGGGGACCATCCTTTTTTCTTGAAGGCCGTTGCCACGCTGAAGCATTTTATTGGTAACAATAATGAGGCAGGAAGAAGCGATACATCTGTCAGCCTCGATCCGCGCAACCTGCGCGAGTATTACTTGAAGGCGTTCGAGATCCCGTTCAAAGAAGGCGGAGCCCAGTCGATGATGACGGCATACAATGCGATCAACGGAGTGCCGGCGAACCTCAGCGAGCTCGTGATCGACATCGTTAAACGCGAATGGGGAATGAATGGCTTTGTCGTTAGCGATGCTTTCGACGTAACGGGCACGGTGCGGGATCATCACCACGTAGAGACGCTGAAGGAAGCGGTGGCCCGGTCGATCCGGGACGGCGGAATCGACAGTATTACGGACGAAGCAGCAGCAGTGACGGAAGCGATCCGCGAGGCATTAGAGGACGGGCTATTGACAGAAAATGATCTGGATACCGCTCTTCGGAACACGTTTCGCGTCCGTTTCCGACTCGGGGAGTTCGACCCGTCGGAACGGAATCCATATGATGCGATCGACGAATCGGCGATCCTCCATCCAGAGCACGCGGAGTTGGCGAAGGAGGCGGCGCAGAAAGCTGTCGTACTGCTCAAGAACGACGGGCGGACGCTGCCGCTGCAGGCTGACAAGCTAAGCAAGGTTGCCGTCATCGGCCCGCTTGCCGATGTTGTTTATCGAGACTGGTACAGCGGATCATTGCCATATGCGGTTACCCCGCTGCAGGGAATTCGCGAGAGGCTGGCGGCGGAGGGAAAAGGCGCCGAAACGACATACTCCGCCGGCACTGATCGAGTGCGCATTAAGGCTGTTCGTAGCAGGCGGTATGTCCGGCTCAGCGACGATTCAAAGGCCCCTCTCGCTGCTCGCGCGGAGAGGCCGGAAGAAGGCGACATTTTCGAGATATCGGACTGGGGCTGGGATAGCCATACATTAATTGCGTTACGTAATAACCTCTATGTGACAACAGACGACAAGAACTTGCAAGCGTCGGCTCATCGGATTTGGGAATGGTTTACGAAGGAAGTGTTCCAGATACGACCTGTGGATCAGGACAGTTCGCTAGTTACCGCCTCGACCTGGAACGGAACGCCTGTAACGGTTGATGAAGAGACAGGTGTACTGCTCGTCGGTGACGGCCAAGCGGCTGAGACCGCGAATGATATTAACGTCGGAGGCGCAGCCGAGGTGGGGAGTTCGGTTGTTGGAACGCATGCGGACACGTTCGAGTTTGAATGCGTGTCGAGCGGCTTGGACGCGGCAGTCGAATCGGCTCGCGGCGCCGATGCGGCGATCGTGTTTGTCGGCAATCATCCGCTGATCAACGGCAAGGAGACGATGGATCGGCCCGACATCAAGCTGGCGGAATCGCAGGAAAAGCTGGCGCTTGCGGTAATTGAGGAGAATCCGAACACGATTGTAGTGGTCGTCGGTAGCTACCCGTTCGCCTTGAACGCTTTACAGGAGAAGGCGAAGGCGATTATCTACACGTCCCATGCGGGTCAGGAACTTGGCCGTGCCGTTGCGGACGTTCTGTTCGGCAATGTCAATCCCGCAGGCCGAGTGAACATGACGTGGTACAAGTCCGTCGATCAGCTTCCGCCATTCATGGACTACGACATCATCCGTGGCTGCCGAACGTATCAATATTTTGAAGGCAAACCGCTATATCCGTTCGGACACGGCCTTTCGTACAGCGAATTCCGTTACGAAGCCTTGCAGTTGTCGCCGAACCGCGCTGAGGCCGGGACTGACACGGCAGTCCAGGTTGCCTGCCGTGTGACGAACATAAGCGACTGTGAGGGTGAAGAGGTCGTGCAGCTTTATGTTCGTGCTGACAAATCCCGGGTCAAGCGCCCGCGCCTTCAGCTGGTGGACTTCAAACGTATTGCTCTGGCTCCGGGAGAGTCTGCGGAGGTGACGTTCCAACTACAGCTCGAATCGCTGGCCATCTGGGATGTAACGCGCGACCGATTCTGCTTAGAAAGCGGAACGTACACGGTCATGCTCGGCGCTTCCTCCGCCGATTTGCGGCTTGAAGGCAGCCTTACAGTCGCCGGGGAGACGATTCCGCCGCGTGACCTTACGAGGGTGACTCGGGCCGCAAACTACGATGCGTATCAAGGCATTCATCTCGGTGAATGTATCGAAGGCGGGAGCGCCGCAGCCGTACACGGCAATAGGGGCTGGCTTGCATTCCATGACGCAGAACTCGGTGCTGGCATCTCCGCGGTCGAGCTGCGGGCCGCCGCCACTGAGAATGCAGTGGTTGAAGTTCGGTTGGATGGACCGGACGGTCCAGTCGCAGGTAAGTGCAAGATTCCGACTGGCGGAGAACAGGACTGGCGGAGCCTCACTTGCGGGCTGACGGGCGCTTCCGGCAGGCGCGACGTGTACCTAGTCTTGGATGGGCCAGTGTCTCTCGGTTGGTTCCGAATGATGGCCGATTAA
- a CDS encoding helix-turn-helix domain-containing protein — protein sequence MDTVYLNWFTKDEQFPFFIQYGGHEEDMHLHKHEDFTELVIVLNGNATHIVNSETYFIKKGNVFVINGPTSHAYKNPHEFKICNIMFRPEILRSAGPDLMTSNGFQALFVLEPFYRNIHSFQSGLSLSIPSMEHVASIISYMINEYNSKNQGYQTMLISLFMELVVYLSRQYDNQENDTDSNLMHLASAISYIEDHYLEPLTLEEVAARSNISVRHLNRIFQSYYQTTPISYLQRLRLERARMLLRQSGLPITKISYECGFNDSNYFTRQFSKAYGLSPKAYRQHR from the coding sequence ATGGATACCGTTTATTTGAACTGGTTTACCAAAGACGAGCAATTTCCGTTTTTTATTCAATATGGCGGGCACGAAGAGGATATGCACCTTCATAAGCATGAGGACTTCACCGAACTCGTGATCGTATTGAACGGGAACGCTACGCATATCGTCAATTCTGAAACTTATTTTATTAAGAAGGGGAACGTATTTGTCATTAACGGCCCTACCTCTCATGCTTACAAAAATCCTCATGAATTCAAAATTTGCAATATTATGTTCCGGCCCGAAATACTTCGAAGCGCCGGTCCGGATTTAATGACCTCCAACGGCTTTCAGGCACTTTTTGTTTTGGAGCCGTTTTATCGCAATATTCATTCTTTTCAAAGCGGGCTTAGTTTGTCGATTCCAAGCATGGAACACGTCGCATCGATTATCTCCTACATGATCAACGAATATAACAGCAAGAATCAGGGCTATCAGACGATGCTCATTTCCCTGTTTATGGAGCTCGTCGTCTATTTGTCCAGACAGTATGACAATCAGGAGAACGACACGGACAGCAATCTGATGCATCTGGCGAGTGCGATCTCCTACATTGAAGATCATTATCTTGAGCCCCTTACTCTGGAGGAAGTCGCGGCCAGATCCAATATTTCGGTTCGGCATCTGAATCGGATTTTTCAATCTTATTATCAAACGACTCCTATTTCATACCTGCAACGACTTCGTTTGGAGCGCGCGCGTATGTTGTTGAGGCAAAGCGGACTCCCCATCACGAAAATTTCATACGAATGCGGGTTTAACGATAGCAATTATTTCACTCGTCAGTTTTCCAAAGCCTATGGACTATCCCCCAAGGCCTATAGGCAGCATCGGTGA